The DNA segment TCTTTAGATTCTTTTTCGACGTTTTCAATAGTTACATCTAAGATTATGAAATTACCATCCGCTTTTTTGCCATAAAATGTTCCATATACATCTTCTCCAATCTGCTTCGATGTAGTCATACCATTGAAAGTATATGCAAAGTCACCAGCGACAACTCTATCGCCTATCTTGGCTATTTGTTGTGTAGCTTCAGATGTCTTTACTTGAGAAGCAGAAGGTGTATTTGTATCCGAAGAACTGACACCAAAAACGAACGCTGCAATAAATCCTGAAAAAATAGGTATACCTATAAAAAGATATACCAATGTTGCTAATGTCATTTTCCAAGTTTTCCCTGACCTAAATCCAGGAATTCCCATTTTTCCTAACTTGCCTGTGATTCCTTTCCTTTCAGTTTCTACTTTAACGGATTTCAAGTCGTTTCCACATTTACTACAAAACTTTCCATCATCTGGATTTTGTGTGCCACATTTTTGACAAAACATTCAACCACCATATCATCTTATAAAAGTTAAACTCTTATAAACCTTTCTTAATACGATTATAAGAGT comes from the Candidatus Margulisiibacteriota bacterium genome and includes:
- a CDS encoding DUF4352 domain-containing protein; this encodes MFCQKCGTQNPDDGKFCSKCGNDLKSVKVETERKGITGKLGKMGIPGFRSGKTWKMTLATLVYLFIGIPIFSGFIAAFVFGVSSSDTNTPSASQVKTSEATQQIAKIGDRVVAGDFAYTFNGMTTSKQIGEDVYGTFYGKKADGNFIILDVTIENVEKESKDILIGSYVKIIDDQGRKFEHDAMAEIYLKDEAFSFTQLQPGLPKRGKIVFDVPANINGKIDIASGLWSSEKKYVSLTK